In Ruania zhangjianzhongii, the following proteins share a genomic window:
- the ftsY gene encoding signal recognition particle-docking protein FtsY → MLEDIWLYLVIAAVVLIGGISALVTTRKRRGPTDTRADAPTLASPEAEEDTGAGASAPPDQAAPAPAAEEPAAASAPTLERPESAAGRMVRLRARLARSGTLGATLLNLLSRGDLTEADWEEIEETLLLADVGAGPTDELIAALRTRVKVLGTSDPAQVRAMVREELLTLVDPEMDRRLAVSPVVGDDGEPHPATILMVGVNGTGKTTTVGKLARLLVAEDQDVLLGAADTFRAAAADQLATWGERVGVGVVRSEKEGADPASVAFDAVKTGRETGVDVVIVDTAGRLQNKAGLMDQLGKIRRVVSRQAPVAEVLLVLDATTGQNGMRQAQVFAEAVDISGIVLTKLDGTAKGGIVVSVQRELGVPVKFVGLGEGPDDLAPFDPEAFVDALLEG, encoded by the coding sequence GTGCTTGAGGACATCTGGCTCTACCTGGTCATTGCCGCCGTCGTCCTGATCGGCGGGATCTCCGCTCTGGTCACCACCCGGAAGCGACGCGGCCCCACCGACACCCGCGCGGACGCCCCGACGCTGGCGTCGCCGGAGGCCGAGGAGGACACCGGCGCCGGCGCGAGCGCGCCGCCGGACCAGGCAGCGCCTGCACCGGCGGCCGAGGAACCAGCCGCAGCCAGTGCCCCCACCCTGGAGCGCCCGGAGTCCGCCGCCGGGCGGATGGTGCGCCTGCGGGCGCGATTGGCTCGCTCCGGCACCCTGGGCGCCACCTTGCTGAACCTGCTTTCCCGCGGCGACCTGACCGAGGCCGACTGGGAGGAGATCGAAGAGACCCTCCTGCTCGCCGACGTCGGTGCAGGCCCGACCGATGAGCTGATCGCCGCGCTGCGCACCCGGGTGAAGGTGCTCGGCACCAGTGACCCGGCGCAGGTGCGGGCGATGGTCCGCGAGGAGCTGCTCACTCTCGTGGATCCGGAGATGGACCGGCGGCTGGCGGTCAGCCCGGTAGTCGGCGACGACGGCGAGCCGCACCCGGCCACCATCCTGATGGTCGGGGTTAACGGCACCGGGAAGACCACCACCGTCGGCAAGCTCGCCCGGCTGCTGGTTGCCGAGGACCAGGACGTCCTGCTCGGTGCCGCCGACACCTTCCGCGCCGCCGCAGCCGACCAGCTCGCCACCTGGGGAGAGCGCGTGGGTGTGGGCGTGGTGCGCTCGGAGAAGGAGGGGGCGGATCCTGCCTCGGTCGCCTTCGACGCAGTGAAGACCGGCCGGGAGACCGGGGTGGACGTAGTGATCGTCGATACCGCCGGGCGACTGCAGAACAAGGCCGGGCTGATGGACCAGCTCGGCAAGATCCGCCGCGTGGTCTCCCGTCAGGCACCGGTCGCCGAGGTGCTCCTCGTCCTGGACGCCACCACCGGGCAGAACGGGATGCGCCAGGCTCAGGTGTTCGCCGAGGCCGTGGACATCTCCGGCATCGTGCTCACCAAGCTGGACGGAACGGCCAAGGGAGGCATCGTCGTCTCCGTGCAGCGCGAGCTGGGCGTGCCGGTGAAGTTCGTCGGACTGGGGGAGGGGCCGGACGACCTCGCCCCGTTCGATCCCGAGGCGTTCGTGGACGCCCTGCTGGAGGGATGA
- a CDS encoding ammonium transporter, giving the protein MEPYIDTGITAWMLVSASLVLLMTPGLALFYGGMTRSKSVLNMMMMCFGALALIAVIYPLWGWSMSYGESLGGILGNPLDQFGLGGSFDQVSVLDTETGAAIPTIVDVGFQTTFAIITVALIAGALADRVKFSTWMVFAGLWVTLSYFPMAHMVWSGGLLSGDGPFAAIAEPVDFAGGTVVHINAGVAGLVLALIVGKRKGFGAEPMRPHNLPLVMLGAALLWFGWFGFNAGSAYGADETAGLAWVNTTTAAAAAVLGWLVTEKLKYGKATSLGAASGVVAGLVAITPAAGALTPVTSIVLGVLAGGLCALAVGLKHKLGYDDSLDVVGVHLVGGLVGTVGIGFLATDGGLLFGGGVNLLVVQVIIAAVAILLSGVVTLVLGLALKSLMGWRVATEDEVRGIDLAEHAEGAYEGINS; this is encoded by the coding sequence ATGGAACCTTATATCGATACCGGGATCACGGCGTGGATGCTGGTCTCGGCGTCCCTGGTGCTGCTGATGACCCCCGGACTCGCGTTGTTCTACGGCGGGATGACCCGCTCCAAGTCCGTCCTGAACATGATGATGATGTGCTTCGGAGCCCTCGCACTGATCGCCGTCATCTACCCGCTCTGGGGCTGGTCGATGTCCTACGGGGAATCACTCGGCGGAATCCTCGGCAATCCGCTGGACCAGTTCGGCCTCGGCGGCAGCTTCGATCAGGTGTCGGTGCTGGACACCGAGACCGGTGCGGCGATACCGACGATCGTGGACGTCGGCTTCCAGACGACGTTCGCGATCATCACCGTGGCGTTGATCGCCGGTGCGCTCGCCGACCGGGTGAAGTTCTCCACCTGGATGGTCTTCGCCGGCCTCTGGGTGACGTTGTCCTACTTCCCGATGGCACACATGGTCTGGAGCGGCGGCCTGCTCTCCGGTGACGGTCCGTTCGCCGCGATCGCCGAACCGGTGGATTTCGCCGGCGGCACCGTGGTGCACATCAACGCCGGAGTGGCCGGACTGGTGCTCGCGCTGATCGTCGGTAAACGGAAGGGCTTCGGCGCGGAACCGATGCGCCCGCACAACCTTCCCCTGGTGATGCTCGGTGCCGCCCTGCTGTGGTTCGGCTGGTTCGGCTTCAACGCAGGATCGGCCTACGGCGCCGACGAGACCGCCGGTCTGGCCTGGGTGAACACCACGACGGCAGCGGCCGCGGCCGTACTGGGCTGGCTGGTCACCGAGAAGCTCAAGTACGGCAAGGCCACCTCGTTGGGCGCCGCCTCCGGCGTGGTCGCCGGACTGGTCGCCATCACCCCCGCCGCCGGTGCCCTCACCCCGGTCACCTCCATCGTGCTCGGTGTGCTCGCCGGCGGGCTTTGCGCCCTCGCCGTCGGGCTGAAGCACAAGCTCGGCTATGACGACTCCCTGGACGTGGTCGGGGTACACCTCGTCGGTGGTTTGGTCGGCACTGTCGGAATCGGGTTCCTGGCCACTGACGGTGGCCTGCTGTTCGGCGGCGGGGTGAACCTGCTGGTCGTGCAGGTGATCATCGCCGCGGTCGCGATACTTCTCTCCGGGGTCGTCACCCTGGTGCTCGGGCTGGCGCTGAAGTCCCTGATGGGCTGGCGGGTCGCCACCGAGGACGAGGTCCGCGGTATCGACCTGGCCGAGCATGCTGAGGGCGCTTACGAAGGGATCAACTCATGA
- a CDS encoding P-II family nitrogen regulator — MKLITAVIQPHTLDQVKAALQSAGVRGMTVSEVSGYGRQKGHTEVYRGAEYTVDLVPKVRLEVLVSDEEASALAELVVRVARTGKIGDGKVWVTSVDEVIRVRTGASGPDAL; from the coding sequence ATGAAGCTCATCACCGCGGTGATCCAGCCGCACACTCTGGACCAGGTCAAGGCCGCACTGCAGTCCGCAGGTGTGCGCGGGATGACGGTCAGCGAGGTCAGCGGCTACGGCCGGCAGAAGGGACATACCGAGGTCTATCGAGGGGCGGAGTACACCGTCGACCTCGTGCCCAAGGTGCGCCTCGAGGTGCTGGTCTCCGACGAGGAAGCCTCGGCCCTGGCCGAACTGGTGGTGCGTGTGGCACGGACCGGAAAGATCGGGGACGGGAAGGTCTGGGTGACGTCCGTGGACGAGGTGATCCGGGTGCGCACCGGGGCCAGCGGCCCGGACGCGCTCTGA
- a CDS encoding HD domain-containing protein, with amino-acid sequence MAVPAGHGQAPQLRSLTVARLALTGAGSGYRRQLADLVDAALVDLWQEVTARVGIEAGVALAAVGSHGRRDAGPTSDLDLLLVHDGTVAPDLLTNLAQALWYPIWDAGVDLDHSVRSVVQCRHVASADVVAATGMLDLRHVAGDYELTGRARSAVLADWRAAARLRMPELITSTRVRASTHGELAYLIEADLKESRGGLRDAVVCSALSTSWLADRPHGGFDRAYQRLLDARDALAVTARTRTNLLLRVYADEVATRLGHRDADDLLAELAQCGRVIAAALDVTVRHARQALRRPTPRLRPVVVRGRWQPPRLPVVAEQLAEHDGELVLAAGVDPARDPELTVRAAAAAARTGLPLSPVTIRSLSQAAAPVHPWPAAARLHLLTLMRSGPAQIPVWEDLDLAGVVTRWIPEWAAVRNRPQRNPVHRYTVDRHLVQTVANTHDAPASLPGRDRLLWAALLHDIGKVTGVQHHPSAGVPIAAAVLDRFGVAAADAGDVLTLIRQHLLLAETATSRDVADPVVAEEVAAALDHRTDLMLLLRALTEADALAAGPKAWTSWRANLVERLTVNALRWCRYPGRST; translated from the coding sequence GTGGCCGTCCCGGCCGGCCACGGTCAGGCCCCGCAGCTGCGGAGCCTGACCGTGGCCCGGCTGGCCCTGACCGGAGCGGGTTCCGGTTACCGCCGGCAGCTGGCTGACCTCGTCGATGCCGCACTGGTCGATCTCTGGCAGGAGGTGACCGCACGGGTCGGTATCGAGGCCGGGGTGGCGCTGGCCGCGGTCGGTTCACACGGACGCCGGGACGCCGGGCCGACGAGCGACCTGGACCTGCTGCTCGTCCACGACGGCACGGTGGCGCCGGACCTGCTCACCAACCTGGCGCAGGCACTCTGGTACCCGATCTGGGACGCCGGCGTCGACCTCGACCACTCGGTCCGCAGCGTGGTGCAGTGCCGGCACGTGGCCTCGGCGGATGTGGTGGCGGCCACCGGCATGCTGGACCTGCGGCACGTCGCCGGCGACTACGAGCTGACCGGCCGGGCCCGCTCCGCGGTGCTCGCCGACTGGCGGGCCGCAGCCCGCCTGCGGATGCCCGAGCTGATCACCTCCACCCGGGTGCGTGCCAGCACCCACGGGGAGCTCGCCTACCTGATCGAAGCGGACCTGAAGGAGAGCAGGGGCGGGCTGCGGGACGCCGTCGTCTGCTCCGCCCTGAGTACGAGCTGGCTGGCCGACCGGCCGCACGGCGGGTTCGACCGTGCCTATCAGCGCCTGCTGGATGCCCGCGATGCGCTCGCGGTCACCGCGCGGACCCGCACCAACCTGCTGCTGCGGGTGTACGCCGACGAGGTGGCCACCCGGCTCGGCCACCGCGACGCCGACGATCTGCTCGCCGAGCTTGCCCAGTGCGGTCGGGTGATCGCCGCAGCGCTGGACGTGACGGTCCGCCACGCCCGCCAGGCACTGCGGCGACCCACGCCCCGGTTGCGGCCGGTGGTGGTCCGCGGTCGATGGCAGCCGCCTCGGCTGCCGGTGGTGGCCGAGCAGCTGGCCGAGCACGACGGCGAGCTCGTCCTCGCCGCTGGCGTCGATCCTGCCCGAGACCCCGAGCTGACCGTGCGGGCCGCTGCCGCAGCGGCCCGCACCGGCCTGCCACTCTCCCCGGTGACGATCCGCTCGCTGAGCCAGGCTGCCGCACCTGTCCACCCCTGGCCTGCCGCTGCCCGCCTGCACCTGCTCACCCTGATGCGCTCCGGCCCGGCACAGATCCCGGTGTGGGAGGACCTCGATCTCGCTGGGGTGGTGACCCGGTGGATCCCAGAGTGGGCGGCGGTGCGGAACCGGCCACAGCGCAATCCGGTGCACCGGTACACAGTGGACCGGCACCTGGTGCAGACAGTGGCGAACACTCACGACGCTCCGGCGAGCCTCCCCGGCCGAGACCGGCTGCTGTGGGCGGCATTGCTGCACGACATCGGCAAGGTGACCGGAGTGCAGCACCACCCCAGCGCCGGTGTGCCGATCGCCGCCGCGGTGCTGGACCGCTTCGGAGTTGCGGCGGCGGACGCGGGCGACGTGCTCACCTTGATCCGGCAGCACTTGCTTCTGGCCGAAACCGCCACCAGTCGAGACGTCGCTGATCCGGTGGTCGCCGAGGAGGTGGCTGCCGCCCTGGACCACCGCACGGACCTGATGCTGTTGCTCCGGGCGCTCACCGAAGCCGATGCTCTCGCGGCCGGGCCGAAGGCGTGGACATCCTGGCGAGCGAACCTGGTGGAGCGACTCACAGTGAACGCGCTCCGCTGGTGCAGATATCCTGGTCGCAGCACCTGA
- the ffh gene encoding signal recognition particle protein → MFASLSDRLNATFKSLRGKGRLSETDIETTVSQIRRALLDADVAVPAVRAFTAAVRERAGSAEVSQALNPAQQVVKIVHEQLIEILGGDSREITFAKHPPTVIMLAGLQGAGKTTLAGKLGAWLKEQGHTPLLVAADLQRPNAVTQLQVVGDRAGVPVWAPEPGNGVGDPVATARTGVDQARAKYHDVVVVDTAGRLGVDTEMMQQAVDIRDAVRPDEILFVVDAMIGQDAVTTAQAFSEGVGFTGVVLSKLDGDARGGAALSIRTVTGAPVLFASTGERLGDFERFHPDRMASRILDMGDVLTLIEQAEKAFDEDQAAEIANKIAGDGDFTLHDFLQQMQQLKKLGPMKKMLEMMPGMGQMREQLENFDESDVTRIEAMVQSMTPAERANPKLINGSRRSRIARGSGTTVSEINGLLERFEHAKTMMRSMARNGGQMPGMGGLPGMGGMPGAGKKSKGRMAPPKKTKKGKSGNPAKRAQQEREAAERAARGPQAPSGSSFGVSQDPGDVDPTSLDLPAGFEKFLGRR, encoded by the coding sequence GTGTTCGCCAGCCTGTCTGATCGGCTCAACGCCACCTTCAAGTCCCTGCGCGGGAAGGGTCGGCTGTCGGAGACCGACATCGAGACCACTGTCTCCCAGATCCGCCGCGCCCTGCTCGATGCCGACGTTGCCGTGCCCGCTGTGCGGGCGTTCACCGCCGCCGTGCGGGAGCGGGCCGGTTCGGCGGAGGTGTCCCAGGCGCTGAACCCGGCGCAGCAGGTCGTCAAGATCGTGCACGAGCAGCTGATCGAGATCCTCGGCGGCGACTCCCGTGAGATCACCTTCGCCAAGCACCCGCCGACGGTGATCATGCTGGCCGGCCTCCAGGGTGCCGGTAAGACCACGCTCGCCGGGAAGCTCGGCGCCTGGTTGAAGGAGCAGGGGCATACTCCGCTGCTGGTGGCTGCCGACCTGCAGCGCCCGAACGCGGTCACCCAGCTGCAGGTGGTCGGTGACCGTGCCGGTGTGCCGGTCTGGGCGCCGGAGCCGGGTAACGGGGTAGGTGACCCGGTCGCTACCGCGCGCACCGGTGTGGACCAGGCGCGGGCGAAGTACCACGACGTGGTGGTGGTGGACACCGCCGGCCGCCTGGGTGTGGACACCGAGATGATGCAGCAGGCGGTCGATATCCGGGACGCAGTGCGCCCGGACGAGATCCTGTTCGTGGTGGACGCCATGATCGGTCAGGACGCGGTCACCACCGCCCAGGCGTTCTCCGAGGGTGTCGGGTTCACCGGAGTGGTGCTGTCCAAGCTCGACGGCGACGCTCGCGGTGGTGCCGCGCTGTCCATCCGCACGGTCACCGGAGCTCCGGTGCTGTTCGCCTCCACCGGTGAGCGCCTCGGTGATTTCGAGCGGTTCCACCCGGACCGGATGGCCTCCCGGATCCTCGACATGGGCGATGTGCTCACCCTGATCGAGCAGGCGGAGAAGGCCTTCGACGAGGACCAGGCCGCCGAGATCGCGAACAAGATCGCCGGCGACGGAGACTTCACCCTGCACGACTTCCTGCAGCAGATGCAGCAGCTGAAGAAGCTCGGCCCGATGAAGAAGATGCTCGAGATGATGCCCGGAATGGGGCAGATGCGTGAGCAGCTGGAGAACTTCGACGAGTCCGACGTCACCCGCATCGAGGCGATGGTGCAGTCGATGACCCCGGCGGAGCGGGCGAACCCGAAGCTCATCAACGGCTCTCGTCGGTCCCGGATCGCCCGCGGCTCGGGCACTACCGTCAGTGAGATCAACGGGCTGCTCGAGCGGTTCGAGCACGCGAAGACGATGATGCGCTCGATGGCGCGCAACGGCGGCCAGATGCCGGGGATGGGTGGGTTGCCCGGGATGGGCGGGATGCCCGGGGCCGGGAAGAAGTCCAAGGGCCGGATGGCACCGCCGAAGAAGACGAAGAAGGGCAAGTCCGGTAATCCAGCCAAGCGTGCCCAGCAGGAGCGGGAGGCAGCCGAGCGCGCAGCGCGGGGCCCACAAGCGCCGAGTGGCTCCTCCTTCGGGGTGAGTCAGGACCCCGGTGATGTGGACCCGACGTCGCTGGACCTGCCCGCCGGGTTCGAGAAGTTCCTCGGCCGCCGCTGA